The window ttattatattaattgtttcactcacaattccttgtcaaatattaattcttgaatttctgtaATAATTGccacatgcttatttgaattatgtacattaattgctacttgacatctagtatattaaatattaaactgcctattttctccctgatttccataataatttgctatttgtcattgtttatttcataattaaattataattattatatgcttgtcgtcttataattttatattaattgttgtatttattggggaaatttcttctataaaaattggtaaatgaatatattgaaggatcgggttgcacgccgcaacagaattaattgaaatggatatattggggaatcgggttgcacgccgcaacagacttattaaaaagtccatattggaggatcgggttgcacgccgcaacagacttattaaaagtcaatatttgggggatcggattgcacgccgcaatagacttatttaaaagtcaatatatatacttgattaaaaataattatatgagaggattgaaaatgaatatattgtgggagcgggttgcacgccgcaacagaattgaatatgaatatattgtgagagcgggttgcacgctgcaatagaattgaatatgaatatattgtgagagcgggttgcacgctgcaacggaaattgatggaaatgataattggttatgactgctggtttggcttcaattattataaatgagttttctgatttatttctattatttgttgttgttactaatattgcgtacaggttaatgtaagtgacccgccttagcctcgtcactacttcgtcgaggttaggctcagcacttactagtacatggggtcggttgtactgatactacactctacacttcttgtgcagatttcggagttggtccaagcggcgtaccatagacttgctcggatttcagctactagaggagacttgaggtataactgcacggcgtccgtagtttctgaagtccccgtctattttactttagctgtgtgtttatttccagacaactttattttattcagacctttatttgtattattctagaagctcgtgaacttgtgacaccaattctgggatggtatttagacaccgttatttttatggattattcactacatttcagactttacttccgcatttgttctttgattattaataaatttaaaaattattttaaaaatagataatattattctaacgttggtttgcctagcaagtgaaatgttaggcgccatcacggtccgaaggtggaaatttcgggtcgtgacaatgaacATTTTTACTATTTGGGTAGTCAAATAAGATTTTCTTTGACTATATtttgtttataaatatttttaattattaactACTGTGACTTATTGTACTTTTTATTTAGTTTTCAAATacgtaaattttatttcaaaaacatAAGAAATCTATGTCTGAATCCACATCGAAAATGAATTAATTTAATTTAACCTTGAAAAGGTTCAAACAAGTTGAAAACTAAGAATTAAATAAGATTAAATTTTTCTATGAAAATATCCTAatatcatccccccccccccccgtcccCACCTACAATCTCCAGTAAgggtgcttatcgggcggattgaaCGGATAATTACGTTTAACGGTTCGGCTTAACGATTATTAGATTATAAATGTAATAATccgctagccatccaataagacaacgGGCAGATTGATATCGGATTAACAATTATCGGGCAGttatcggctaaaccaaataGAATTTTTTTGAACAATCATCCAATCAATACCAAACAgtttcaaatcaataccaaatttttaatTCCATTTAAGATCTAACCAAACGGTATTTTTTAATTGAATAGTCTTCAAAATAACTCATACTGTCATACACGTATTAACCAACTTTTTAATACCATCAAGACTACTCATACATACATACACGTATTAATCATTGAGATTTCGATTTTTCGACTTCTCAGTTCTCAGTTCAAGAGAAAGACGAGACTGACGACTTCTCTGCCTCTGGTTGCTGCAGACAATTGAGAATTAGaaaatagaaattagggatttagccaTTCAGGTTTCAATAATACTTTATATACATCGGGAtaaaagtgtaaatataaaaattcttaacgggttaacgatttacccgataagaaaattgagtaatccgtCCCCAAACTGTTAAGccattaattataaaatctcaattcGTTCATCATCCATTACCCCGATAATCCGATATCAGTAAGCCAATAAGTCATCGGTTCGGTTTAGTTCGCTTAacgatttcggttcggttttgaacatcCTACTTGAAAGAGGACGAGTTGCTTAATTACAATTAGTAGTTAATTACATACACCAAAATAAATATCCCAAACCCACAAATTACGTACCTTCTCCTCCCAACCCACCCCCCAACCCAACCCAACTCCACCAGCTCACCCCTTTCTTCCccgaaacacacacacacacacacacacacacacacgaacGCCTAAACCAAACGCACGTACACTCTtccttctatatatatatataatctctCCTTCTATTTTTTCACTCTCATTCTCTTTCTCTCATTTCTTACAATGGATAATCCCACATTACCATTTCCACCTTTAAACTTAGACAACCTACGAGCCATTAAAGTACTAGGCAAAGGTGCTATGGGCACTGTTTTCTTAGTCCACAACACTATAACCGACCCATTATCCCAATCCCCTTTTGCTCTCAAAGTCATTGACAAATTCTCAAAACCCGATTCCGACCGCCGTGCACGGTGGgaaaccaccgtactccaccgtCTCCACCACCCTTTCCTCCCTACCCTCCTCGGATTCTCCGAAACCCCCGACATGCTTTCCTACGCTGTACCTTATTGTTCCGGCGGTGACCTTAATCTCCTCCGTTACCAACAAAGCGACCATGTTTTTTCACCTTCGGCTATTCGCTTTTATTTAGCTGAAATTATACTCGCTCTTGAATATCTTCACACTTTAGGCATTGCTTATCGTGATCTCAAACCCGAGAATATTCTTATTCAACAATCCGGTCACATTACCCTAACGGATTTCGATCTTTGCAAAAGCTTAACTCTGAAAAAAAATCTCAGTTCCTTAGATTTCAATTCAGATCCTGAAATCGATAACATTCCACCACCAACACAACCCAAAAAGTTCAGACAATTTGCTAAATTTGTGCTTCCGAAGAAAACATGCACATATTCTAGGTCCACGACCATGTCCAAAAATGGACTAAGGAAAGCGAAAAGTGCACGTGTTTCGCCCGTGAGTAGACGAAATCCGAGTTCGTTTTACGAACGTTCGAATTCGTTTGTTGGTACAGAGGAATATGTTGCACCAGAAGTAGTACGAGGTGAAGGGCATGAATTTGCAGTAGATTGGTGGGCGTTAGGGGTATTATGTTACGAAATGTTGTACGGAATGACGCCGTTTAAAGGGAAAAATAAGAAGGAAACGTTCAGGAGAATATTGATGATTGAGCCGGAGTTTATTGGGAAGAGAAATGCTCTAACGGATTTGATCGGGAAATTGCTGGAGAAAGATCCCACGCGCCGGTTGGGTTATCGGAGAGGCGCGTCGGAGATTAAGGAGCATGAGTTTTTTCGTGGGCTGAAATGGGATTTGTTAACGGAAGTTGTACGGCCGCCGTTTTTGCCGTCGAAAGATGGGACGGAGTTGACGGAGGAAGTAAAGAGAGGTGGGTTTGACGTAACTGAGTATTTGCAGAAACTGAAAGCCCCGCCGTCGCCGTTATGGTCGCCGTCACATGATGAGTGGAGAAATAACGTTTCGTTAACGGAGTTCTAACGCACGTGTAAAGAATATGGGACCAGATTGGTA is drawn from Nicotiana tabacum cultivar K326 chromosome 9, ASM71507v2, whole genome shotgun sequence and contains these coding sequences:
- the LOC107791006 gene encoding serine/threonine-protein kinase UCNL-like encodes the protein MDNPTLPFPPLNLDNLRAIKVLGKGAMGTVFLVHNTITDPLSQSPFALKVIDKFSKPDSDRRARWETTVLHRLHHPFLPTLLGFSETPDMLSYAVPYCSGGDLNLLRYQQSDHVFSPSAIRFYLAEIILALEYLHTLGIAYRDLKPENILIQQSGHITLTDFDLCKSLTLKKNLSSLDFNSDPEIDNIPPPTQPKKFRQFAKFVLPKKTCTYSRSTTMSKNGLRKAKSARVSPVSRRNPSSFYERSNSFVGTEEYVAPEVVRGEGHEFAVDWWALGVLCYEMLYGMTPFKGKNKKETFRRILMIEPEFIGKRNALTDLIGKLLEKDPTRRLGYRRGASEIKEHEFFRGLKWDLLTEVVRPPFLPSKDGTELTEEVKRGGFDVTEYLQKLKAPPSPLWSPSHDEWRNNVSLTEF